The following nucleotide sequence is from Achromobacter spanius.
TCGCCCGGGACCGAGATTGCGCGTTTGCATGGCAACGCCCGGGCGATGCTGACCGCGGAGCGGGTGGCGCTGAACTTCCTGTGCCACCTGAGCGGCGTGGCCAGCGCCACGGCGTCGATTGCACGGGCCATTTCGGGCTACGGCGCGCGCGTTACCTGCACCCGCAAGACCCTGCCCGGCTTGCGCGCCGTGCAGAAGTACGCGGTGCGAGTGGGCGGCGGCAGCAACCATCGCTTCGGCCTGGATGACGCCGTGCTCATCAAAGACAACCACATTGCACTGGCGGGCGGCGTGGCCAACGCCGTACAGCGTGCGCGAGCGGGCGTGGGCCACATGGTCAAGATCGAGTTGGAGGTGGACACGTTGGCGCAATTGGAAGTGGCGCTGTCGCTAGGCGTGGACGTGGTGTTGCTGGACAACATGAGCCTGGACGACTTGCGGCGCGCCGTCGACATGGCCCGGGGCCGCGCGGTTACCGAAGCCTCGGGCCGCATCACCCCCGAGACCGCCGCCGAGGTGGCCGCCACCGGCGTGGACCAGATTGCGGTCGGCTGGCTGACCCACAGCGCCAAGGTGCTGGACATTGGCCTGGACGCCTGAGAGCCCGATATGAAAAACCTGCTTCGACTTTGCCTTGCGCTGTGCGCGGTTCCGCTGGCGTCCTGCGGTAATTCTCCGTCGGGCGATGCGGCGACCGACGCCACCTACCCCGATCACGCCATCACGATCGTGGTGACATTTCCGCCCGGCGGCGGCACCGATCTGCTGGCGCGCCGCATTGGCGCCAGTCTGCAGGAAGAGCTGGGCCAGCCGGTGATCGTCGAGAACCGGCCCGGCGCAAGCGGCAATATCGGCGCGCGCGCCGTGGCCGAAGCGCCGCCAGACGGCTATACGGTGTTGATGGTGAACAGTTCATTCGCCATCAATCCGGGGGTCTATCGGAACCTGGATTTTTCGCCCAAGCAGGATTTTGCCGCTGTGATCAACGTGGCGTTCGTGCCGTCCGTCTTCGTGGTGCCGGCCGCATCACCGCTGCAAACCTTGGGCGATGCACTGGCCGTGGCCGTGCCGGGCCAGCCCTTGCCATTCGCGTCGTGCGGCAACGGCACGCCTCAACACCTGGCTGGGGAAATGCTGGCGCGATCCAGCGGCGCCGTGTTGCAGCAAGTGCCCTACAAGGGATGTGGCCCTGCGCTGAAAGATGTGACGGCCGGTCAGGTGGCGATGGGTATCGTGACGGCGTCCAGCGCGGCGCCGCTGATTGCCGCCGGCAAGCTGCGCGCGTTGGCGGTGACATCGCCGGCACGTTCGCCGCTGATGCCCACCGTGCCCACGGTTGCCGAAGCGGGCATTGCGGGCTACGCGCTGGACCAGTGGCATGGTTTGCTGGCGCCAGCGGCCACGCCGCGAGCGGTGGTCGACAAGCTGAACGCCGCCGTGACGAAGATCGTGCGGCGGCCCGAGACGCAAGCCGCGCTGCGCGAGCAAGGTTTCACGCCCGCCAGCAGCACACCGAAAGAGTTCCAGTCGATGATCAACGCCGACATCGACCGCTATACGGCGTTGACGGAATCCATCGGTCTGCGCGCGGATTGAAAGATCGTGGGGTTTGATGGCGTCGGCGCGGCGCCGACGCCATCTCAGCCGTTCAGGCGACCGCGCTCTTGGCGTGCTGTTCCAGCTTTTCCTTCAAGCCGGGTTCCAGCTTGAGCTGACGCGCCAATTCGTCCAGGTAGGCGCGTTCCATATAGCTTTCCTCGTCCACGACGAGCAGGCTGGCCAGATACATTTCAGCGGCCATTTCGGGCGTCTTGGCGGACTGGGCCACCGACGCAGGGTCCAGCGGCCGCGACAATTCCGTTTCCAGCCACTGGCGGTCTTGGGCATCGGATGACAGCTTGGCCAATTCGGTTTCGAGCAGGCCGCGTTCTTCGGGGCCGATGTGGCCGTCGGCCTTGGCCGCGCCGATCATGGCGGTCAAGACGGCATTGCTGTGCTGCTCGGCCTCGGGCGCGGGCAGGCGGTCCAGGGTTTGAGGGGGCGCGGCTTGTGCGCCACCGGCCTGGTTGCGCTGCCAGTCGCCATAAGCGCGATAGGCCAGCGCGCCCAGCGCGGCCATGCCGCCATACATGGCGACTTTGCCGCCGATCTTGCGTGCCTTCTTGCTGCCCATCAACAAGCCCAACGCGCCCGCGCCCAGCGCACCGCCGCCCAGACCGGTCAAGAACGAAGCCTTGCCGCCGCCAGCGCCGCCCGTCGCGCCTTGCACGCGGTTGGTGGCGTCCGAAAGCAGGCCTTGGCCCGATTGCAGCAATTGATCAAGAAGTTGTCTGGCGCTCATGCGTCCCCCTAAGTCAGTTCGTGAATTGCGGATAGGGATATCCGACCGACGGCGCGAAAATAAGTTCAGCCTGCCGTCAGGTGTCGGTGACATCGGCGGATGCTACAAATTGGCCTTGCGGCGTCCGCAACGGATGCCGAACCCAGGAGATCGAATTCATGAGCATCCGCGTCCACCAGAATGCGCCCAATACATTGCAATTCACCGCTACGGCCGAGGGCCACGACTTGCCGCTGGCAATGCCGCACCCGCAAGGCGAGGGCCCGGATCCGCATGATTATTTCGATACGGCGCTGGGCGGTTGCAAGGCAATGACGCTGATGGTCTACGCACAGCGCAAGGGGTTGCCCCTGACGTCGGTGGATGTGGAGGTGGTGCGCGATGCTAGCGAAGAGCGCAAGGGCGTGTACCGCCTTACCGCCCAACTGACGTTGCACGGTGAACTGTCGGACGCCCAGATCGACGAGCTGCTGAAGGTGGCAGAGAAATGCCCGATCCACAAGTTGATGACGGCCGTGGACGTGCAGGTGTCCACGCTGGTGGCGCGGCCGGCTTGAACCGGCCGTGGGGCGGGGGAAGCCGCCCCGCCCAAGGCAAGAATCAGTCTTCCATGCCCGGGACGACGGTCGAGAAGCCGGCGTCCACATGGGTGATTTCGCCGGTGACGCCGGCGGCCAGATCCGACAGCATGAACGCCGCCACGTTGCCTACGTCGTCAATGGTGACGTTGCGGCGCAGCGGCGCCTGCGATTCCACGAACTTCAGGATGGACGAGAAGTCCTTGATGCCGCTTGCGGCCAGCGTCTTGATGGGACCGGCCGAAATGCCGTTGGCGCGAATGCCGCGCGGGCCAAGCGCCGTGGCCAGGTAACGCACGCTGGCTTCCAGCGACGCCTTGGCCAGACCCATGGTGTTGTAGTTGGGAACCACGCGTTCGGCACCCAGGTAGGTCAGGGTCAGCACCGAGCCATTGCGGCCTTCCATCAGCGGCAGCGCGGCCTTGGCCATGGCGGCGAAGCTGTAGGCGGAAATGTCGTGGGCGATGCGGAAGCCTTCGCGCGACAAGCCGTCAAGGAAATTGCCGGCGATGGCTTCGCGGGGGGCGAAGCCGATGGAATGCACCAGGCCGTCCAGGCCGTCCCAATGTTGGGCCAGCTCGGTGAACGCGCCTTCAATCTGGCTGTCTTCGGCCACATCGCAGGGCAGCACGATCTTGCTGCCGAATTCAGCAGCGAATTCGACCACGCGATCCTTGAAGCGGTCGCCCACGTAGGTGAACGCCAGTTCGGCGCCTTGCTGGTGGCAGGCGCGCGCGATGCCGTAGGCGATGGATCGGTTTGAAAGCACTCCCGTAACGAGAATGCGCTTGCCGGCGAGAAAGCCCATGATGGTTCCTTTAGTTTTTTTCCTGCAGAAAGACCGCCCATTTTAAGGAGTTTGGCGGCTTCCGCGTACGTGTAAAAACGGCGCCCCACTGGGGGCGCCGTTCTGTGTTGACGAGCGGCGAATATCAGCCGCGGGCGTTGGTGCCCGGCACACGCAAAGGCGTGCCGATCTTCAGGGCGCTGCCCTTGATGTTGTTCAAGGCGCGCAGGGTGTTGACCGAGGTGCCGTATTGCTTGGCCAATGAGAACAGCGTGTCGCCCTGACGCACCTTGTGGGTGCGCACATTGGGGCGTGCGCTGGCGACGCGGGCGGCGGGGGCCGGCGCGGCGCGGCCACGCGGGGCGGCTGCCTTGTTGTCGGACGGCGCCTGCTCCAGCGCGCCCACTGGCGCTGCCAGCGACGCCAGTTGCACGCCACCGTTGCCGGGTTCGCCGGGTACCAGCAGCGCCTGGCCCGACGCCGACTTCTGGCGTGAGCTGATGTCGTTGGTTTCGCGCAGCTCGGCCAGCGTCACGCCAAAGCGCTTCGCGATCGAGGCGTAGGATTCCCCACGGCGCGAGTGATAGATCTTCCAGGCGCTCAGGTCGCCCTTGTAGTTCGTGAGGTTGGCGTTGAAGATTTCGACGCGGTCGGCCGGCAGCAGCAGGGTCGGGCCGTGGTCGCCACGGATGACCGGGCGGTTGAACGACGGGTTCAGCGCCTTGAATTCGTCCAGCGGCATTTCGGCCAGCTTGGCGGCGATTTCAACGTCGATGTCGCTGTTTTTCTGCACCGTCACGAAGTAGGGCGTGTTGCCCACGGGGGGCAGCGACACCGCGTAGCGTTGCGGGTCGGCGATGATGTTCTTGATGGCCTGCAGCTTGGGCACGTAGTTGCGGGTTTCGCTGGGCATGTTCAGGGACAGGTAGTCCGTGTTTTGGCCAGCCGCTTCGTTCTTGGCCATGGCGCGCTGCACCGAGCCTTCGCCCCAGTTGTAGGATGCCAGCGCCAGGTACCAGTCGCCCTGCATTTCAAACAGCTTTTCCAGATAGTCCAGCGCGGCGTTGGTCGACGCGATGGGGTCGCGGCGTTCGTCGCGCCACCAGTCCTGCTTCAAGTTGAAATGCTGGCCGGTGGCCGGCACGAACTGCCACAGGCCGGAAGCCTGGGCGCGCGACAGGGCGGTGGGGTTGTAGGCGCTTTCCACAAAGGGCAGCAGCGCCAGTTCCGTGGGCAGGCCGCGGCGGTTGATTTCGTCGACGATGAAGTACAGGTACTTGCCCGCGCGTTCGGCCATGCGCTGAACGGACTCGGGGTGGGACGCGTAGTACTCGGTCCACTGCTGCGAGAGCTCGGTGTTCAGGTTGGGAATGGCGAAACCGCGGCGGATGCGGTCCCAGGCGTCGCTCGGCGGGTTGGTCAGGTCAACCGTTCGGGACGTATCCCGGGCGATGTAACGCCCTTGGGAATTGGTGGTGAGGTTTTTGTCGGGGGCTTTAGTTCCTGCGCAACCGGCGAGGACTGCCACCATGAGCGGCAGAAGGAGTCGGGATAGATTCATCAGGCGGTCACTTGAAATCGTTCTTCCATTCACGCAGGGAGGCAAAGACCTCTACCGGCGTAGGTTGATTGTGTCCGGCCCAGCTGGCTGCGGCACGGATGACGTCGACTTGCTGCGTACGCAGAAACGGGTTCGTCGCGCGTTCCTGGCCGATCGTCGACGGAAGCGTGGGAAGTCCTTCTGCTCGTAATTGCTGGGCTCGCTGATACCACTGAAGCAGGGTGCGATTGGCGGGATCCACAGCCAATGCCCAGCGCAAGTTCGCTAGAGTGTACTCGTGCGCGCAAAAAACCTGTGTATCTGGCGGTAAAACGGAAAATTTTTCCAAGGAATCATGCATTTGCGCGGGAGTTCCCTCGAAAAGCCGACCACAGCCCCCGGCAAACAGCGTGTCGCCACAGAACAGAACCGGTTCTATTCCGGCCGCCCGGCCGGTGTAAGCGATGTGCCCGGCGGTGTGCCCCGGCACATCCAGCACGCGCAGGTCCAGGTCCAGTTCGGGCAGCGCCACGCGGTCGCCTTCGGTCAGCGCGACATCGCAGCGCGGCAGGCGTTCACGGGCGGGTCCGTATACGGTAAGGTCCGCCATGCGTGACAATTCAAGCACGCCGCCCACATGGTCGCCATGATGGTGCGTGAGTAGAATGGCGCGCAGCCTCAAGCCTTCCTGCTCCAGCCATTGCAATACCGGGCCCGCTTCGCCCGGGTCCACCACGGCGGCGTTTTCGCCACGGACGATGGCCCAGATGTAGTTGTCGGTAAAGGCGGGTAGAGGCAAGACCGCGGCATGTTGCTCGCGGCCGCCTGCGGGGGCGGTCAAGGCTTGCATGAGATTCGAAGGAATAGAACGTGGCAGAAGAAACTCCGCCGATTGTAGAACTGGCCGAATGGTTCCAGACGCCACCGGGGCAGTACGCCCTGGCCTGGGAACGAGCCCAGTTCGACGCGGCTGTCGCGGATGTGTTTGGCTATTATGCCTGGCAGGTCGGCCTGGCCGACATGAATCTGCTGCGCGCCAACCGCATGCCTTTCAAGGGCTATGTGGGCACTGAAACCCCGTCGGCGGAAAGCGTGGCTGACTGGCAGTCGCGGGTGGTGCTGGCCGAACCCGAGGCCCTGCCATTCGAATCCCAAAGCGTGGACCTGCTGATCCTGCCGCATGCCTTTGAATGCACGCAGGACCCGCACAATGTGCTGCGCGAGGTCGAGCGCGTGCTGGTGCCGGAAGGGCGGGTGGTGATTTCCGGCTTCAACCCCTGGAGCATGTGGGGCGCGCGCACGCGTATGCCCGGCATGGAACCCTGGCTGCCGCAGCCGCCCTCGTCGCAGGTGTCTTTGGCGCGCCTGAAAGACTGGTTCAAGCTGCTGTCGCTGGAAGTCGAAGAGAGCCAGTTCGGCTGCTATGCGCCCGCCTGCCGCAGCGAAAAATGGTTGCAGCGCTGGGGCTTCCTGGAGCCGGCCGGCGCCCGCTGGTGGAGCCGGGGCGGCGCGGTGTATATGGTGTCGGCCGTCAAGCGCGTGGCCGGCATGCGTATCATCGGGCCGGCCTGGAAGACCAAGCCCAAGCGCGCGCGTGCCGCTTCCGTGGTGGTCAACCGCCAGGCGGACGACGGCTTCGATCGCTCTTGATAGCGGCAGCGCACGTTTCACTTTGCACGAACAAGGACTACAAAGCAGCACCATGCAGGACAACAAAGCGATCGACCAGAAAGTGGAAATGTGGACCGACGGGGCTTGCAAGGGCAATCCCGGTCCGGGCGGCTGGGGCGTCTTGCTGCGCGCCGGTGGCCACGAGAAAACCTTGCATGGCGGAGAACTCCAGACCACCAACAACCGCATGGAGCTCATGGCCGTCATTGAAGGCCTGCGGGCGCTCAAGCGCACTTGCGTCGTCACCATCCACACGGACTCGCAGTACGTGATGAAGGGCATGACCGAGTGGCTGGTGAACTGGAAGCGCCGTGGCTGGATGACCGCCGAGAAGAAGCCAGTGAAGAACGCCGAACTGTGGCAGGCGCTGGACGAGCAGGTGCAGCGGCACCAGGTGTCGTGGCGCTGGGTGCGCGGCCACACGGGTGACGAGGGCAACGAGCGCGCCGACCAGTTGGCGAATCTGGGCGTGGAAGTGGCCCGGCGGGCCTGAGGGCATCGGTGAATACCCTGAAATCCGCCTGATGAGGCGGATTTAGTTCTTTCATCCGGCTTCTGGATTGTTCCAGTATGTAAATTCGGGTGCTACAGTGCCTTCCCCCATTCCAGTTCCTGCGGCGTCGTCCAAGTGGGGAATCCGGGGCGCGCCGCATCAAAGCCACATTCGCGCATGAAAAAAGCTGTACTGCTGGCCGCCGTTGCGGCCGGGTTGGCCGTGGGGGCCGCGTTGGGTGTTTTCGTGCCGCGATGGCTTGCGCCCGCACCAACTCCGCCCACCCAGAGCGCCGCCCAGCCCGTTACTGCGCCTTCCGCTCCTGTTCGGGTCGAGGTTGCCGCCGTCAAGGAAGTTCCATTCGCGCGCGGCCTGTCCGCCGTGGGCAGCTTGCGGTCGGATGAATCCGTCGTGCTGCGGCCGGAAGTGGTGGGGCGGATCCAAGCCATTGAATTCAAGGAAGGCCAGCCGGTTACCCGGGGGCAGGTGCTCGTCCGGCTGGACGATTCCGTGCCGCGCGCCGAACTGGCGCAGGCGCGCGCGAACCTGACGCTGGCGCAAAGCCATTACCGGCGCGCCGTGGAATTGCAAGGCAAGGGTTTCGTCAGCCAGCAGGCGCGCGATGAGTCCGCCAGCACGCTGAAAGTGCAGGAGGCGGCTGTGGCGCTGGCGCAGGCGCGCCTGGACAAGATGACGATTTCGGCGCCGTTCGCCGGCATCGTGGGCTTGCGCAGCGTGTCCGTGGGCGACTACGTCAACCAGGGGCAGGACCTGGCGCCGCTGGAAGCGATCGACCCCTTGAAAGTGGACTTCCGCGTGCCCGAAATGTACTTGAGCAAGGTGCGCGTGGGCCAGCAACTGACGCTGCGCCTGGATGCGCTGCCGGGGCAGGAGCGCCAAGGGCAAGTCTATGCCGTCAGCCCGCTGGTTGACGCGGGTGGCCGGTCCATCCTGCTGCGCGCCACGGTGGCCAACAACGACGCCGTGCTGCGCCCCGGCATGTTCGCCCGCGTGCAGTTGCTGTTCAATCAGGACAAGGCGCTGGTGGCGCCGGAAGCCGCATTGTCGCCGTCGGGTGAAACGCAGTACGTTTACCGGGTCAGGGACGGCAAGGCCGAAAAGCGCGAAGTCACCATCGGCGAGCGCCGCGAAGGCCGCGTGGAAATCCTGACCGGCGTGGCGGCGGGCGACCAGCTTGTGGTGGCGGGCATACAGCGCGTGACGGACGGCGCCGCCGTCAACGTCGTCGGCGGCGGCTCGTGAGCGCGACTCCTCTCTCTTTTTAGCGGTGACGCAATGCGTATCTCGGAAACCTGCATCAAGCGGCCGGTGTTTGCGTCGGTTCTGTCGCTGATCATTGTCCTGATCGGGCTGATCTCGTATTCGCGCCTGACGGTGCGCGAATATCCGAAGATCGACGAACCCATCGTCTCGGTGGATACGACCTACAAGGGCGCCTCGCCCGAGGTGATCGAATCCCAGGTGACCAAGCCGCTGGAAGACCAGTTGGCCGGCATCGAGGGCGTAAACGTGATGACCTCGCGCAGCCGCTCCGAACGCAGCCTGATCAACATCAAGTTCAACCTGTCTCGCGACCCCGACGCGGCGGCCGCGGAAGTGCGGGACAAAGTCTCGCGCGCGCGGCGTTTTTTGCCCGATGAGATCGACGAGCCCATCATCGGCAAGGTCGAGGCCGATTCCCAACCCATCATGTACATCGCGGTGGAAGCGGGATCGTATTCGGCGATCCAGACGTCCGACTACATCAACCGCTACATCAAGACCCGGCTGTCCGTGCTGCCGGGGGCGGCGGAAGTGCGTGTGTTTGGTGAACGCCTGCCGTCGATGCGCATCTACGTGGACCGCGACAAGCTGGCCGCTTACGGCTTGACCGTGCAAGACGTGGAAGCCGCGCTGCGCAGCCAGAACGTGGAGATTCCGGCCGGGCGCATTGAATCGCGGGCCCGTGAGTTTTCGGTGGTGTCATCGACCGACCTGCAAACGCCCGCGCAGTTCGAAGACGTGATTGTCGCGAACGTGAAGGGTTACCCGGTACGCCTGCGCGACGTTTCCACGGTGGAGATCGGCGCGGCCAACGACCGCATACTGTCGCGCTTCAACGGCAAGCCCGCCATCAATATCGGGCTTACCAAGCAATCCACCGCCAACCCGCTTGAGCTTTCCAAGGCGGCTCGCGAGGAGGTGGCGCGGCTGAACGAGACGCTGCCGGCGGGCATGAAGCTGAACATCGCGTACGACTCGTCGGTGTTCATCGAGCGTTCCATCGATTCCGTGTTCCACACCATCGGCGAGGCCATCGTCCTGGTGGTGCTGGTGATCTTTTTCTTTCTGCGCAATCTGCGCGCCAGCATCATCCCCATCGTCACCATTCCTGTCTCGCTGGTGGGGGCCTGCGCGCTGATGTACCTGTTCGGATTCTCGATCAACACGCTCACGCTGCTGGCCATGGTGCTGGCCATCGGGCTGGTGGTGGATGACGCCATCGTGGTGCTGGAGAACATTTTCCGACACATCGAGGAAGGCATGCCGCGCAAGGAAGCGGCGCTGCGTGGGTCCAAGGAAATCGGGTTCGCCGTGGTGGCCATGACGATGACGCTGGTGACCGTGTACGCGCCGTTGGCGTTTGCCACGGGCCGCACCGGGCGGCTGTTCATTGAATTCGCGTTGGCGCTGGCCGGCGCGGTGCTGGTCTCGGGTTTCGTGGCCCTGACGCTGACACCCATGATGTGCTCGGTGCTGCTGCGCCATCAAAGCAGCCACAACCGCTGGTACAACCTGATCGAAGGCTGGCTTAACGCCTGGAGCAACGGCTATCGCCGCCTGCTGGGTGCGTCGTTGCGTCATCGTTGGCTGGTGGTGGTGATTGGCGTGGCGGTGGCGGCGGGCAGCGGCGTGCTGTTCAAGGTGGTGAAAAGTGAATTGGCGCCTGTGGAAGACCGTGGCGTGGTGTTCGGCATCGTCAATGCGCCCGAAGGCGCCACGCTGAATTACACGCTGGACAGCATGCTGGGCATCGAGAAGTTCTATGCAGATATTCCCGAGGCCAGCGGCAGCCAGGTCACGGTGGGCTTTCCCACCGTGACGGACGGCACCGCCATCCTGCGCCTGAAGCCTTGGGAAGAGCGCGGCCGCAAGCAGCAGGAAATCACCCGGCAGTTGCAGCCACAGTTCGCATCCCTGCCCGGCGTGCGGGCATTTCCCACCAATCCGCCGTCACTGGGCCAGTCTGCCCGGTCCAAGCCGATCGAATTCATCATCATGAGCCAGGCGTCCTACCCGGAATTGGCGCGTCTGACCGAGGTCTTCCTGACCGAACTGCGCAAGTATCCCGGCTTGCTCAACCTGGATACGGACCTGCGCTTGAATACCCCTGAATTGCGGGTGCGGGTGGACCGCGACAAGATGGCCGACGTGGGCGCCAACGTGGATACCGTGGGCCGCACGCTGGAGTCCATGCTGGGCGGGCGCCAGGTCACGCGCTACAAGGACGAGGGCGAGCAGTACGACGTGATCGTGCAGGTGACGCCGCGCGACCGTGCCAACCCGACGGATATTTCCGGCATCTACGTGCGGGCGCGCGACGGCAGCATGGTGCAGCTGGATAACCTGCTGGGCGTGCATGAAGGCGTGTCGCCGCAGTCGCTGAACCACTTCAACCGCCTGCGAGCGGTAAAGATCGATGCGGCGGTCGCGCCGGGTTACGCGCTGGGCGAGGTGCTGACGCACATGCACCAGGTGGCGCGCGACGTGCTGCCCAACACCATCATCACGGACCTGGACGGCCAGTCGCGCGAGTTCCGCGATTCCTCGGGCAGCATCTATCTGGTCTTCGCCATGGCGCTGGCCTTCATCTACCTGGTGCTGGCCGCGCAGTTTGAAAGCTGGCGCAACCCCTTCATCATCATGCTGTCGGTGCCGCTGTCCATGACGGGGGCGTTGCTGGCGCTGTGGCTGACGGGCGGCACGCTGTCGATCTACAGCCAGATCGGCCTGATCACGCTGGTGGGTTTGATTACCAAGCACGGCATCCTGATCGTGGAATTCACCAACCAGTTGCGCGACGAAGGCAAGGAGCTGTTCACCGCCGTGATCGAGGCCAGCGTGCTGCGGCTGCGCCCCATTCTGATGACGACGGGGGCGATGGTGTTGGGCACCGTGCCGCTGGCCTTGTCCACGGGCGCGGGGGCCGAGTCGCGTCAGCAGATCGGCTGGGTGCTGGTGGGCGGGCTGTTGCTGGGTACACTACTGACCTTGTTCGTCGTGCCGGTGGCCTATACGCTGATTGCCACCGCACGCAAGAAACCCGGCCATGCCGGTAGCGCGGAGCACCCGCCGGCCCACCCGCCGGGTGCCCACACGCCGCCGTCTTCGGCCAACGCAGCGTCGGAATAAGTAATGCGCCAGATCATCTTTGACACGGAAACCACCGGACTGGACCCCGCACAGGGTCACCGCATCGTTGAGATCGGCTGTGTGGAACTGGTCAACCGGATGCCCACGGGCAATAACCTCCATATCTACCTGAACCCGGACCGCGATAGCGACCCCGAGGCCTTGGCCGTGCACGGGCTGACGACGGAGTTCCTGTCCGACAAGCCGCGCTTTGCCGAGGTGGCGGACAAGTTCGTCGAGTTCATCCAGGGCGCGGAACTGATCGCGCACAACGCCGCGTTCGATGTGAAGTTCTTCAACGCCGAACTGGCCAAGACGGGCCGCGGCCCGATCTCGGAATTCTGCGAGACGATTACCGATTCGCTGCTGCACGCGCGGTCGCTATTCCCGGGCAAGCGCAATTCGCTGGACGCCCTGTGCGACCGCTTCGGCATTTCGAACGCGCACCGCACGCTGCACGGCGCATTGCTTGACTCGCAATTGCTGGCGGAAGTGTGGCTGGCCATGACGCGCGGGCAGGACGCATTGCTGATCGATGTCGACGACAACGATGGCGCGGGCAGCGACGGCATCGTGCTGGCGAAGTTTGACGCGTCGGGGCTGATCGTGTTGAAGGCCAGCGATGAAGAGCTGGCCGAGCATGACGCCTATCTGGCCGCGCTGGACAAGTCGGTGGGTGGCGAGTGCGTGTGGCGCAAGCTGGATGCGCCGGTGGCGGCGGCGTAAATAATCGCCGCAGTCCGCTTGCGCACGTTTTTAAATCTATGCTATTATTTCGCCTCTTTCAGGGTGGTTAGCTCAGTGGTAGAGCACTGCCTTCACACGGCAGGGGTCACAAGTTCGAAACTTGTACCACCCACCAAAGACCCTTGGAAGGCTGCGCGGGAATCAATTCATTGCCATGAATTCATTGCTGTTGCCGCCCAAGCCAAATGTCATTTGGAACCAGCAAACCAGTTGAAAAACTGGAGAGCGAAGAAAGAAAAAAAGAAAGGAAAAAAAAGCAAAGCAAGCCAACCCTAACCGGTTGGCTTTTTTGTTTTCTTGACTTGGCGCAAGCATGGCGCTTGCCGTTGTGCGCCATCGTGTCCCCAGATCCCTATGATTGTTTTGCGGCAACTCGCGGAAGAGCATCCTTCAACGGCGCTTGTCCGTGCATAGGGAAGCGGCGCTTGTCGGCGCCTGGGAGACGTCCATGTATACCCACAACAACACCATATTGATCATTGTCGTCACGGGTGTGGCGATGATGTTGGTCGGTTTCGGCTTTCGCGACCGCAATATCGGAATGGGCCTGATGGGCGTTGGCCTGATCACGGCCATCGGCACCATCTTGTACAAGGCCTACATCA
It contains:
- the dnaQ gene encoding DNA polymerase III subunit epsilon → MRQIIFDTETTGLDPAQGHRIVEIGCVELVNRMPTGNNLHIYLNPDRDSDPEALAVHGLTTEFLSDKPRFAEVADKFVEFIQGAELIAHNAAFDVKFFNAELAKTGRGPISEFCETITDSLLHARSLFPGKRNSLDALCDRFGISNAHRTLHGALLDSQLLAEVWLAMTRGQDALLIDVDDNDGAGSDGIVLAKFDASGLIVLKASDEELAEHDAYLAALDKSVGGECVWRKLDAPVAAA
- a CDS encoding tellurite resistance TerB family protein, whose translation is MYTHNNTILIIVVTGVAMMLVGFGFRDRNIGMGLMGVGLITAIGTILYKAYITFY
- a CDS encoding efflux RND transporter periplasmic adaptor subunit, which codes for MKKAVLLAAVAAGLAVGAALGVFVPRWLAPAPTPPTQSAAQPVTAPSAPVRVEVAAVKEVPFARGLSAVGSLRSDESVVLRPEVVGRIQAIEFKEGQPVTRGQVLVRLDDSVPRAELAQARANLTLAQSHYRRAVELQGKGFVSQQARDESASTLKVQEAAVALAQARLDKMTISAPFAGIVGLRSVSVGDYVNQGQDLAPLEAIDPLKVDFRVPEMYLSKVRVGQQLTLRLDALPGQERQGQVYAVSPLVDAGGRSILLRATVANNDAVLRPGMFARVQLLFNQDKALVAPEAALSPSGETQYVYRVRDGKAEKREVTIGERREGRVEILTGVAAGDQLVVAGIQRVTDGAAVNVVGGGS
- the rnhA gene encoding ribonuclease HI → MQDNKAIDQKVEMWTDGACKGNPGPGGWGVLLRAGGHEKTLHGGELQTTNNRMELMAVIEGLRALKRTCVVTIHTDSQYVMKGMTEWLVNWKRRGWMTAEKKPVKNAELWQALDEQVQRHQVSWRWVRGHTGDEGNERADQLANLGVEVARRA
- a CDS encoding efflux RND transporter permease subunit, which produces MRISETCIKRPVFASVLSLIIVLIGLISYSRLTVREYPKIDEPIVSVDTTYKGASPEVIESQVTKPLEDQLAGIEGVNVMTSRSRSERSLINIKFNLSRDPDAAAAEVRDKVSRARRFLPDEIDEPIIGKVEADSQPIMYIAVEAGSYSAIQTSDYINRYIKTRLSVLPGAAEVRVFGERLPSMRIYVDRDKLAAYGLTVQDVEAALRSQNVEIPAGRIESRAREFSVVSSTDLQTPAQFEDVIVANVKGYPVRLRDVSTVEIGAANDRILSRFNGKPAINIGLTKQSTANPLELSKAAREEVARLNETLPAGMKLNIAYDSSVFIERSIDSVFHTIGEAIVLVVLVIFFFLRNLRASIIPIVTIPVSLVGACALMYLFGFSINTLTLLAMVLAIGLVVDDAIVVLENIFRHIEEGMPRKEAALRGSKEIGFAVVAMTMTLVTVYAPLAFATGRTGRLFIEFALALAGAVLVSGFVALTLTPMMCSVLLRHQSSHNRWYNLIEGWLNAWSNGYRRLLGASLRHRWLVVVIGVAVAAGSGVLFKVVKSELAPVEDRGVVFGIVNAPEGATLNYTLDSMLGIEKFYADIPEASGSQVTVGFPTVTDGTAILRLKPWEERGRKQQEITRQLQPQFASLPGVRAFPTNPPSLGQSARSKPIEFIIMSQASYPELARLTEVFLTELRKYPGLLNLDTDLRLNTPELRVRVDRDKMADVGANVDTVGRTLESMLGGRQVTRYKDEGEQYDVIVQVTPRDRANPTDISGIYVRARDGSMVQLDNLLGVHEGVSPQSLNHFNRLRAVKIDAAVAPGYALGEVLTHMHQVARDVLPNTIITDLDGQSREFRDSSGSIYLVFAMALAFIYLVLAAQFESWRNPFIIMLSVPLSMTGALLALWLTGGTLSIYSQIGLITLVGLITKHGILIVEFTNQLRDEGKELFTAVIEASVLRLRPILMTTGAMVLGTVPLALSTGAGAESRQQIGWVLVGGLLLGTLLTLFVVPVAYTLIATARKKPGHAGSAEHPPAHPPGAHTPPSSANAASE